In Desulfobacterales bacterium, the DNA window ATCTTTCGGAAGCCCCGGGGGCGCATAAACCGATCGGCTGAAGGTTAATTCCATGAGGGGATCACCAGACTCTGAAAAGGCGGGAACATTTGGAATCGTAGCAGACCGTTCCGTCTGGCCGGCCAGGGCGATGCCCACCAGCCTGCCTTCAGTAATGGCCGACTCCATGGCAGTGAATGAGCCAAAGGCAATATCAACTTCATTGCGAATAAGTGCGCTGACAACATCCGAGGTGGCGTTGTACGGTATAAATTTTTTCAACGGCGCGTTGAAGCGTTTACTGAAAAGGAGGGCGGAGATGTGTTCCATCCCGCCGATCCCGCTCAACCCGACCTTGGGTTCCTTGCCTTCCTGAGTGGCCTTAATCAGAGACTTCAGATCCTTGTAATCGTATCCTGCTCGGGCAACCAGGATCTGGGGATCCTTGGCATATACGGTGATTCCTGTCAGTTTGCGAATGTCCCAGCTGGGTTTATGCAGATACCAGGCAAAAGGCGAAGAGGGCGGATTAAAC includes these proteins:
- a CDS encoding tripartite tricarboxylate transporter substrate-binding protein, yielding MSAKKYLKVDVSVNNLPGGQDLRGIGECFNAKPDGYTLVAFNPPSSPFAWYLHKPSWDIRKLTGITVYAKDPQILVARAGYDYKDLKSLIKATQEGKEPKVGLSGIGGMEHISALLFSKRFNAPLKKFIPYNATSDVVSALIRNEVDIAFGSFTAMESAITEGRLVGIALAGQTERSATIPNVPAFSESGDPLMELTFSRSVYAPPGLPKDRQQILEKKFIAAQEKDILMQARYKSYNITPALGTGKDAEDQLNNAIKVAEDLGIENLIKKK